A window from Podospora bellae-mahoneyi strain CBS 112042 chromosome 1 map unlocalized CBS112042p_1, whole genome shotgun sequence encodes these proteins:
- a CDS encoding uncharacterized protein (EggNog:ENOG503NZWW; COG:S) yields MSSAGRPSSGGASLSQSRSDSISTSISLPPLPLSQPASRTSAGGGILTPARDAELNQPGRRQSIHDQDVFGSRKRKRDVSTPGRSTDSLLKAPIVLKPHPSSLTSRPCMLHPLMMLPRESLPLSALDLVKPHGELPSTRLFESKIKILDLEGRLGHSALIARSEITKMVYAVESESPGLYVLCKLGSWVDVGELSHDATVVCKERLKGPKQVKVEDPAGAPLITPQMYKENKRRKLAIEELQAATRRRSGTLTDMDSHSQILALPNSRPASRGIVGSRPASRGVGTQIVQPPEEILADSLALLSSTRDSTPAPLPVSDTGCQAEPQSQPQEQEQDKPTAEGIMDNIRTQYQEALYHSKGSLAYFAKGPLSRARAAFHPDTGSDLEMADLVEFLKSLIMTTILVDKKYRETIPVIIEKMKTCLEDSDNAQTKRKKRKVKKLKMGKDGLYPSEVDHIKRWWSSHLPIAVGNEEEEAKIVSQTEAKYHVSCLRRRETQLQMILIMEILALEPLIRPKDPVGDYLLPGESRAPSREASQEPTAKKRNKHNLPVLLDVHADRLCIWQSVTLDEVKALAESQAPKEGARPERIDSDPLKDFCVEIILPFFAARLPELCDSINRKLGGPVAQSPPKKEFVKPAAVSKAKPGAPAKRPAALKDSDRSLQRALSNERMRRSVSREPSKAIALMRSASATAIPGLKREGSEPLLMGMVTRQDKSLKEKPTNVFPRGEDLRARKKAQVDAELKDAISALKKPNRALAVKEFADAVDKRASAGVNQVKKVKKPRTPSIVKATPANGRFKDVLAGDNARGQTSQSFEAIPPSSASMIPASTLPRKFNALAPPPSSTPIRISATPARKPAAVSTFHTLQAIQETPGPILASSPIMARKAAPAPTQGQRASTQFLSIPQEAIDHFPSSPGLPALFETPVNPKFHKTVTAINDSPIRSKLFTLAPAQHKQKEKEAPPPGTLGQTVLTKETASIYAKLGWDDDDDII; encoded by the exons ATGTCCTCCGCAGGGAGGCCGAGTTCTGGCGGCGCGTCACTGTCGCAATCTCGTTCAGACTCCATTTCCACTTCGATCTCACTGCCACCCCTCCCTTTGTCACAGCCTGCGAGCCGGACTTcagctggtggtggcataCTCACACCGGCCCGCGATGCCGAGCTCAACCAGCCAGGTCGTCGCCAGAGCATCCACGATCAAGATGTCTTTGGTTCAAGAAAACGGAAGCGAGATGTCTCGACACCAGGACGGAGCACTGACAGTTTACTAAAAGCTCCAATTGTTTTGAAG CCCCATCCGTCTAGCCTTACATCGAGACCGTGTATGCTCCACCCTCTCATGATGCTTCCCCGCGAGAGCCTACCGCTGTCCGCCCTCGACCTCGTCAAGCCACACGGAGAACTTCCATCCACCCGTCTTTTTGAGTCCAAGATTAAGATTCTCGACCTCGAGGGACGCCTGGGCCACAGTGCCCTCATTGCCCGTTCAGAGATCACCAAAATGGTATATGCCGTCGAAAGCGAAAGCCCTGGGTTATACGTGCTGTGCAAGCTGGGCTCATGGGTGGATGTTGGAGAGCTCAGTCATGATGCTACTGTGGTCTGCAAGGAGAGATTGAAAGGCCCAAAGCAGGTCAAAGTCGAAGATCCGGCCGGCGCGCCTCTTATAACACCACAAATGTacaaggagaacaagaggaggaaactCGCCATCGAAGAACTCCAGGCCGCCACTCGCAGACGATCAGGAACTCTCACCGATATGGACTCTCACAGTCAGATTTTGGCATTGCCCAACTCTAGGCCTGCTTCAAGAGGAATCGTTGGGTCTAGACCGGCCTCCAGAGGAGTTGGAACTCAAATTGTTCAGCCACCAGAGGAGATTTTGGCCGACTCTCTCGCTTTGCTATCCAGCACGCGAGACAGCACCCCAGCCCCTCTTCCTGTCTCAGACACTGGTTGCCAGGCAGAGCCACAGTCACAGCcacaggagcaggagcaggataAGCCGACCGCCGAAGGCATCATGGACAACATTAGAACACAGTATCAAGAAGCTCTCTATCATTCAAAG GGATCGCTGGCATATTTCGCAAAGGGCCCACTGTCCAGGGCTCGAGCCGCCTTCCACCCCGATACAGGCTCCGATCTCGAAATGGCTGACTTGGTAGAGTTTTTGAAGAGTCTCATCATGACAACTATCCTGGTGGACAAGAAGTACCGCGAAACAATTCCCGTTATCATTGAGAAAATGAAAACGTGCCTCGAGGACTCGGACAACGCCCAGACAAAGCGCAAGAAACggaaggtgaagaagctcaagatGGGGAAAGATGGCTTGTACCCAAGTGAAGTGGACCACATtaagaggtggtggagttcACATCTGCCGATTGCTGTTGGgaatgaagaggaagaagcaaagaTCGTTTCCCAGACCGAAGCCAAGTATCACGTCTCCTGCCTTCGACGGAGAGAAACTCAGTTGCAGATGATCCTAATCATGGAAATTCTGGCGCTGGAACCATTGATACGGCCAAAGGATCCTGTTGGTGACTACCTGCTGCCTGGCGAGTCCCGAGCACCATCCCGCGAAGCAAGTCAAGAGCCGACAGCGAAGAAACGGAACAAGCACAATCTTCCTGTACTTTTGGATGTTCACGCTGATCGCCTTTGTATTTGGCAGTCGGTAACACTGGATGAGGTCAAAGCGCTGGCTGAGTCTCAAGCACCCAAAGAGGGTGCCAGGCCCGAGCGAATTGACTCTGACCCCCTGAAGGACTTTTGTGTGGAAATCATCCTACCCTTTTTCGCTGCACGTCTCCCAGAGCTTTGTGACTCCATCAACAGAAAGTTGGGTGGCCCTGTGGCTCAGTCGCCACCAAAGAAGGAGTTTGTGAAGCCGGCTGCTGTCTCAAAAGCGAAACCTGGTGCGCCAGCAAAGCGGCCTGCCGCCCTGAAGGACAGCGATCGATCGCTCCAGCGAGCGCTTTCCAACGAGCGTATGAGACGTAGTGTCTCAAGAGAGCCATCCAAGGCGATCGCCCTTATGCGATCTGCGAGCGCGACGGCAATTCCTGGACTGAAGCGGGAGGGTAGTGAGCCGCTGCTCATGGGAATGGTCACCCGCCAAGACAAGAGTTTGAAGGAAAAGCCAACAAATGTCTTCCCACGTGGGGAAGATCTCAGAGCGAGAAAGAAGGCCCAGGTAGATGCCGAGTTGAAAGATGCCATCTCGGCGCTTAAGAAGCCAAACCGGGCACTGGCTGTGAAAGAATTTGCTGACGCAGTGGACAAGAGAGCTTCTGCGGGTGTCAAccaggtgaagaaggtgaagaagccGCGGACACCTTCTATTGTCAAAGCAACTCCAGCAAACGGCCGCTTCAAGGATGTCCTTGCGGGCGACAATGCGCGTGGACAAACATCTCAATCTTTTGAAgccatcccaccatcaagcGCCTCCATGATCCCAGCATCGACATTACCTCGCAAGTTCAATGCAttggcaccaccgccatcgtCAACACCGATCAGGATCAGCGCGACTCCGGCCCGCAAACCAGCCGCGGTCAGCACCTTCCACACCCTGCAGGCAATCCAGGAGACACCGGGCCCCATCTTGGCCTCGTCACCCATCATGGCAAGAAAGGCAGCGCCCGCACCGACTCAGGGCCAAAGAGCCTCTACACAATTCCTATCTATACCTCAGGAAGCGATAGAccacttcccctcctcgcccggGCTACCGGCGCTCTTTGAGACACCGGTCAACCCTAAATTTCATAAAACGGTCACGGCTATCAATGACAGCCCTATTCGGTCAAAGCTATTCACGTTGGCACCAGcccaacacaaacaaaaggagaaggaagcccCACCGCCGGGGACACTCGGACAGACAGTTCTCACGAAGGAGACAGCGAGCATATACGCCAAACTCGGgtgggacgacgacgatgacatTATATAA
- a CDS encoding uncharacterized protein (EggNog:ENOG503NUZH; COG:S), translating into MAVPDAPGRDANDVFLENAHLTYIVPFTTKFNPDEALRQGQGSFESKLAGIELRDQLFFDETVDVYLILRTQCADEQTLRLHLRRLVITLDAQIVNSHSQDLNSPPASEIIFNGGVEDVEDVFIVPDEAEDGTKFVYAVWKLSVFLGRPRIRLQMPSVVFSGTAGLKQADPENNPDQRDGYMLSCVPSGMNMLDSFASDPMLGGIKPHLSAQRVSRVAPATQSKESLRRIPGLQNLKLKIFPLLHCRVRFSRPNTSPPSPALIALVETDFTPYFDCEASLNKISLDVTNGTAEDLNNQPGMRLPLNCVAHDHLTFLYKLTPSSLDLATTKGPIRDRDLVITIEIFILVRPDSESNPCTPKLSMTWTTPLDFTLPVNPGFGQPMTQPIQRSHRPSQLSISGGVDSQPLVSPSVIRPDALPSLEAAARSATETTLSDFGITLTFTGPDKPVYVGEEFVWTVFVVNRSRPTSMIAPAGMHLSYSSMTASMTASSQARKLMLLVVPHRRRNEGGALGRPTMRGNIGGKKDSGMADAVLDENVVYAMQKAGGVDNTEVVCLSADVRVGPLAANACSVVELRFLALREGVVGVEAVKVVDLGSQEHVDVRELPLVVVRRRE; encoded by the exons ATGGCGGTACCGGATGCCCCAGGGCGCGATGCCAACGATGTCTTCCTCGAAAACGCACACCTAACCTACATTGTACCATTTACTACAAAATTCAACCCTGACGAAGCCCTccggcaaggtcaaggctcCTTCGAAAGTAAACTCGCTGGCATCGAGCTACGCGACCAGTTGTTCTTCG ATGAAACTGTCGATGTCTACTTAATACTGCGAACACAATGCGCCGACGAACAGACGCTCCGCCTACATTTGCGACGACTCGTCATCACCTTAGATGCCCAGATCGTCAATAGCCATTCGCAAGACCTAAACAGCCCCCCTGCGTCCGAGATCATATTTAATGGTGGAGTGGAGGATGTCGAAGACGTTTTCATAGTTCCAGACGAGGCCGAAGATGGAACCAAGTTTGTCTATGCTGTCTGGAAACTGTCAGTGTTCTTGGGTCGTCCCAGGATCCGGCTACAGATGCCGTCGGTTGTCTTTTCCGGGACAGCAGGTCTCAAGCAAGCAGACCCAGAAAACAATCCTGACCAAAGAGATGGCTACATGCTAAGCTGTGTGCCCTCGGGCATGAATATGCTCGATTCCTTTGCCAGCGACCCAATGCTGGGCGGCATCAAGCCCCATCTCTCAGCCCAGAGAGTATCCCGAGTAGCGCCAGCAACCCAATCCAAAGAATCCCTCCGTCGCATCCCGGGCCTTCAAAACCTCAAACTCAAgatcttccccctcctccactgccGAGTCCGTTTCTCCCGACCAAACACCTCaccccccagcccagccctcatcgccctcgtcgAAACTGACTTCACCCCCTACTTCGACTGCGAagcctccctcaacaaaatCTCCCTCGACGTCACCAACGGCACCGCAGAggacctcaacaaccaacccgGGATGCGCCTCCCCCTAAACTGCGTCGCCCACGaccacctcaccttcctctACAAGctcaccccttcctcccttgacctcgccaccaccaaaggccCCATCCGAGACCGCGACCTGGTCATCACAATCGAaatcttcatcctcgtccgcCCAGACTCGGAATCAAACCCTTGCACCCCCAAACTCTCCATGACGTGGACAACACCCCTAGACTTTACCCTCCCCGTCAACCCCGGCTTCGGCCAACCAATGACGCAGCCCATCCAGCGGTCCCACCGCCCAAGTCAGCTGTCCATTTCGGGGGGTGTTGACTCCCAACCGTTGGTTTCTCCTTCAGTCATCCGCCCGGACGCACTTCCTTCTCTCGAAGCAGCAGCTAGATCAGCAACGGaaaccaccctctccgaCTTTGGGATTACCCTCACCTTTACCGGGCCGGATAAACCGGTGTATGTAGGCGAGGAGTTTGTCTGGACGGTGTTTGTTGTTAACCGCTCCCGTCCCACGTCGATGATTGCTCCTGCTGGGATGCATTTGTCGTATTCGTCCATGACGGCTTCCATGACGGCATCGTCCCAGGCAAGGAAGTTGATGCTTTTGGTGGTCCCgcacaggaggaggaacgaGGGGGGGGCGTTGGGGAGACCGACGATGAGGGGGAATATCGGTGGGAAGAAGGACAGTGGTATGGCGGATGCGGTGCTGGATGAGAATGTGGTTTATGCGATGCAGAAGGCTGGGGGGGTGGATAATACCGAGGTGGTGTGTCTGTCGGCGGATGTGAGGGTCGGACCGTTGGCGGCGAATGCGTGTAGTGTGGTGGAGTTGAGGTTTTtggcgttgagggagggggttgttggggtggaggcggtgaaGGTGGTCGATTTGGGGAGTCAGGAGCATGTGGATGTGAGGGAGTTGCctttggtggttgtgaggaggagggagtag
- the PRP40 gene encoding U1 snRNP protein (BUSCO:EOG09261K9J; COG:A; EggNog:ENOG503NU8D), producing MNGHFAPPGAPAVWTEHKTPDGRTYYYNTLTKVTQWTKPEEMMTPAERALANQPWKEYTAEGGRKYWYNTETKQSSWEMPDVYKRALGAGDSTATTPTGPSASFGAAGGGSGHHGGSYDHHHQQRDHRDYRDHREPMGESRQLTYGSNIQAQAFVSASNDPEYATVEEAEAAFVKLLRSSKVQPDWTWEQAIRAIVKDPQFRAIKDPRDRKAAFEKYCHDVVVQDKERAKERLTKLRADFATMLRSHPEIKHYTRWKTARPMIEGETIFRSTNDENERRQLFEDYVSDLKRAHKEQQVTMRKSAMDGLIELLPTLSLEPYTRWAEAQGTIQNTPLFQSDEKYKTLSNFDVLTVFQNHVKSLERNFNDSKQEEKNKKFRQERKARDNFKVVLTELKRDGKITAGTTWTQIHPLIADDARYRAVAGNPGSTAMELFWDVVEEEERALRGTRNDVLDVIGVSAPDMDSNKMQADKSIQDKRFEVTPKTTFEEFEAVVRGDARTTNIERKILELIFERVQQKRTKRTDEDKVQRRALDDLRAAMKRLEPPITVTDTYEQVKARLAQSEAFRTVNSEEARRGAFDKYIRRLKEKDEENENERQRRRERPDGHRDRGERSYRSGRSARSRSRSPEHNTYEADRRHAMADRERNYRKTSAAEVLLSDRRSADGHHDSVRDRERDRDRDRDRISERDRERDRDRDRDRDRERDRDRARDYRDRDRDRDRERDRDRDHGRDRDRDRDRDHRDHRDYDRRSRPADDFNHYDRERRTREEDRERIYRRRVLERDVDELPYGDERPSSSSRRPRPEEDDHDRRSPRQAKRIKVEDDRAATPSAATATAQPKSAAVAPAAIKEEKPSPSVRAGSEEGEIEED from the exons ATGAATGGACATTTTGCGCCGCCGGGGGCGCCCGCAGTTTGGACAGAACACAAGACTCCCGATGGCCGTACATACTATTACAATACCTTGACCAAGGTTACGCAATGGACCAAGCCGGAGGAAATGATGACACCCGCCGAG CGCGCGCTGGCAAATCAACCATGGAAGGAGTACACGGCAGAGGGAGGCCGGAAGTATTGGTATAACACTGAAACAAAGCAGAGCTCCTGGGAGATGCCCGATGTCTACAAACGAGCCTTGGGAGCTGGTGATTCTACTGCCACCACACCTAC AGGCCCATCAGCTTCATTTGGTGCGGCTGGAGGAGGTAGTGGTCATCATGGCGGTTCGtatgaccaccaccaccagcaacgcGATCATCGGGATTATCGCGACCATAGGGAGCCCATGGGCGAGTCCAGACAACTCACCTATGGCAGCAACATTCAGGCGCAAGCCTTCGTCTCTGCCAGCAACGATCCTGAGTATGCCACCGTcgaagaggcagaggcggCGTTCGTGAAGCTCCTTCGCAGCAGTAAAGTCCAGCCTGATTGGACCTGGGAGCAGGCTATCCGCGCCATTGTCAAAGATCCCCAGTTCCGCGCCATCAAAGATCCGAGGGATCGCAAAGCTGCCTTTGAGAAGTATTGCCACGATGTCGTTGTGCAAGACAAGGAACGTGCCAAGGAAAGACTGACCAAACTTCGCGCTGACTTCGCCACCATGCTCCGGAGCCACCCAGAGATTAAGCACTACACCCGGTGGAAGACAGCCCGGCCCATGATCGAGGGCGAGACCATCTTCCGCTCGACTAACGACGAGAACGAGCGCCGTCAGTTGTTCGAGGACTACGTTAGTGACCTCAAACGGGCTCACAAGGAGCAGCAGGTTACAATGCGCAAGAGCGCTATGGATGGTCTGATCGAACTGCTTCCCACTCTCAGTTTGGAGCCCTACACTCGCTGGGCTGAAGCACAAGGTACCATCCAGAACACCCCCTTGTTTCAAAGTGATGAGAAGTACAAGACACTCAGCAATTTTGACGTGTTGACCGTCTTCCAAAATCATGTCAAGTCCTTGGAACGTAACTTCAACGACTCAAagcaggaagagaagaacaagaaatTCCGCCAGGAGCGGAAAGCTCGTGATAACTTCAAAGTCGTCCTCACAGAGCTGAAGAGGGATGGCAAAATCACTGCCGGCACCACCTGGACCCAGATACACCCCCTGATCGCAGACGATGCTCGCTACAGAGCTGTCGCCGGTAATCCCGGGTCTACTGCTATGGAGCTGTTTTgggatgttgttgaggaggaagagcgcGCTCTCAGGGGCACCCGCAATGATGTGCTTGACGTTATTGGTGTAAGTGCTCCCGATATGGATTCCAACAAAATGCAAGCTGACAAGTCGATTCAGGACAAACGGTTCGAAGTCACCCCGAAGACCACTTTTGAAGAGTTTGAGGCAGTCGTCAGGGGTGATGCTCGTACGACTAACATTGAACGTAAAATTCTTGAGCTTATTTTTGAACGG GTCCAGCAAAAGCGCACAAAGCGCACAGACGAAGACAAGGTGCAGCGCCGCGCTCTCGATGACCTTCGTGCAGCCATGAAACGGTTGGAGCCTCCCATCACCGTCACTGATACTTACGAACAGGTGAAGGCCAGGCTTGCCCAGTCTGAGGCATTCCGGACTGTGAACTCTGAGGAAGCTCGTCGGGGCGCCTTTGACAAGTATATTCGTCGCCTtaaggagaaggatgaggaaaATGAAAACGAGCGCCAACGCCGTCGGGAACGCCCAGATGGGCATCGTGATAGAGGTGAGCGATCCTACCGAAGTGGACGTTCTGCTAGGAGCCGCAGTCGCAGCCCTGAACACAACACCTACGAGGCCGATCGTCGCCACGCCATGGCCGACCGCGAGCGTAACTACAGAAAAACCAGTGCGGCCGAGGTTCTACTTTCCGATCGTCGTTCTGCCGATGGCCACCACGATTCAGTGCGTGATCGAGAACGTGACAGGGACCGTGATCGGGATCGCATCTCTGAGCGTGATCGTGAACGTGACCGTGACCGCGACCGCGACCGCGACCGTGAGAGGGATCGTGATCGGGCCCGCGACTATCGGGATCGGGATCGTGACCGGGACCGTGAGCGAGATCGCGACCGGGATCACGGCCGTGACCGCGATAGAGACCGTGACAGAGACCACCGCGACCATCGCGACTATGACCGGCGCTCTCGCCCCGCCGACGACTTCAACCACTACGATCGTGAGCGCCGCACACGTGAGGAGGATCGGGAACGTATTTATCGCAGGCGAGTACTTGAGCGCGACGTTGATGAGCTGCCATACGGTGACGAGCGGCCCAGTTCCTCATCTAGACGCCCGCGccccgaagaagacgacCACGACCGAAGGTCTCCCCGGCAGGCGAAGCGCATCAAGGTTGAGGATGACCGTGCCGCTACCCCCTCggccgccaccgccaccgcccagCCTAAGTCTGCCGCTGTAGCTCCGGCAGCTATCAAGGAAGAGAAGCCCTCCCCCAGTGTCCGCGCTGGTAGTGAAGAGggcgagattgaggaggattAA
- the RLI1 gene encoding Fe-S cluster-binding ribosome biosynthesis protein (COG:A; BUSCO:EOG09261127; EggNog:ENOG503NYJ0), with translation MSDKLTRVAIVSSDKCKPKKCRQECKKSCPVVRSGKLCIEVAPESRIAFISESLCIGCGICPKRCPFGAITIINLPTNLESQITHRYSANSFKLHRLPMPRPGNVLGLVGTNGIGKSTALKILSGKLKPNLGRFDNPPDWEDVIKHFRGSELQNYFTKLLEDDLKSIVKPQYVDQIPKAIRGTDRSVQFLLESRHTLGNLDSVLDTLELRHILDRDVSHLSGGELQRFAIGTTCVSKADVYMFDEPSSYLDVKQRLSAARMIRSLLRPDDYVIVVEHDLSVLDYLSDFVCVLYGQPAVYGVVTLPYSVREGINIFLDGHIPTENLRFRDESLTFRIAEGTEDLLVEKSRAFKYPKMEKTLGNFHLSIDAGDFSDSEIIVMMGENGTGKTTFCRMLAGVLKPDGTQKVPEMKISMKPQTITPKFEGTVRMLFFKKIKAAFLSPQFQTDVVKPLKLDDFIDQEVKNLSGGELQRVAIVLALGIPADIYVIDEPSAYLDSEQRIVASRVIKRFIMHAKKTAFIVEHDFIMATYLADRVIVFDGQPGIDAHANKPESLLTGCNTFLKNLDVTFRRDPTNYRPRINKASSQLDQEQKLSGNYFFLEEPDKQ, from the exons ATGTCCGACAAACTTACTCG TGTCGCCATTGTGAGCAGCGACAAG TGTAAACCCAAG AAATGTCGTCAAGAATGCAAGAAGTCATGCCCTGTGGTGCGGTCCGGCAAACTTTGC ATCGAGGTCGCCCCCGAATCACGAATTGCCTTCATCTCCGAATCCCTCTGCATCGGTTGTGGTATCTGCCCCAAACGCTGCCCCTTCGGCGctatcaccatcatcaacctgcCTACGAACCTCGAGAGTCAGATCACCCATCGTTATTCGGCCAACAGCTTCAAGCTCCATCGTCTGCCTATGCCCAGACCCGGAAATGTGTTGGGTTTGGTCGGAACGAACGGTATCGGCAAGAGTACTGCGCTCAAGATTCTCAGCGGCAAGCTTAAACCCAACCTGGGCAGATTCGATAACCCGCCAGACTGGGAGGATGTCATTAAGCACTTCCGTGGTTCTGAATTGCAGA ACTACTTCACCAAGCTTCTGGAGGATGACCTGAAGTCCATCGTCAAGCCCCAATACGTTGACCAGATCCCCAAGGCTATTCGTGGTACCGATCGTTCTGTCCAGTTCTTGCTCGAGAGCCGCCACACTCTCGGTAACCTGGACTCTGTGCTCGATACCCTTG AGTTGCGTCACATTCTTGATCGTGATGTGAGCCATCTTTCCGGTGGTGAGCTTCAGCGTTTCGCCATTGGTACCACTTGCGTATCCAAAGCCGATGT CTACATGTTTGACGAGCCCTCTTCCTATCTCGATGTCAAGCAGAGATTGAGCGCTGCCCGCATGATCCGGTCTCTTCTCCGCCCAGATGATTATGTCATTGTCGTCGAGCACGATTTGTCCGTTCTTGACTATCTTTCCGACTTTGTGTGCGTTTTGTACGGACAGCCTGCCGTCTATGGTGTCGTCACCCTTCCCTACTCCGTCCGTGAAGGCATCAACATCTTCTTGGATGGTCACATCCCCACCGAGAACTTGCGTTTCCGTGATGAAAGTTTGACTTTCCGCATCGCTGAGGGTACCGAGGACCTCCTCGTCGAGAAGTCCCGTGCTTTCAAATACcccaagatggagaagacTCTGGGCAACTTCCACCTCAGCATCGACGCTGGCGATTTCTCTGACTCTGAGATTATCGTCATGATGGGTGAGAACGGAACCGGAAAG ACCACTTTCTGCCGCATGCTGGCCGGTGTGCTCAAGCCTGATGGAACCCAGAAGGTCCCTGAGATGAAGATTAGCATGAAGCCCCAGACGATCACGCCCAAGTTCGAGGGTACCGTTCGCATGCTTTTcttcaagaagatcaaggctgCTTTCTTGTCTCCTCAGTTCCAGACTGATGTCGTCAAGCCCCTCAAGCTTGATGATTTCATTGATCAAGAAGTCAAGAACTTGTCCGGTGGTGAACTTCAAAGA GTCGCTATTGTGTTAGCCCTCGGTATCCCTGCCGACATCTACGTCATTGATGAGCCCTCTGCCT ATCTCGATTCCGAGCAGCGTATTGTGGCCTCTCGTGTCATCAAGAGATTCATCATGCACGCCAAGAAGACTGCCTTCATCGTCGAGCACGATTTCATCATGGCCACTTACCTTGCCGATCGTGTCATTGTCTTCGACGGCCAGCCCGGTATCGATGCCCACGCCAACAAGCCCGAGTCTCTCCTCACTGGCTGCAACACCTTCTTGAAGAACTTGGACGTCACCTTCCGTCGTGACCCTACCAACTACCGTCCTCGTATCAACAAGGCCAGCTCCCAGCTTGACCAGGAGCAGAAGCTTTCCGGCAACTAC TTCTTCTTGGAGGAGCCCGACAAACAGTGA